A region of Maridesulfovibrio sp. DNA encodes the following proteins:
- a CDS encoding FAD-dependent oxidoreductase, translating to MIINSLLVLMGLGFTAATILAVASRILHVKEDPRIAQVEEVLPGVNCGGCGYAGCNGAANAVVDGKSGANVCVIGGIGTAKAVGAVMGLEVLDMETELAFRDCTGGERAEELFNYEGANNCRAQALLYDGAKTCPEGCLGLGTCVAVCPFDAIHMGPEDLPVVDPLACRACRKCVEACPRGVLSIVSMGAKLLHLEETSDCLAPCQQKCPANINIPRYIEAANKGDYASAVNIIRERNPLLLVCGRVCPRPCETVCRRTHVDEAVGINMIKRFVADWEMKNNQRLPIPCAKDTGHRVAIIGGGPSGLSCAYYLRRLGHSPTIIEAMPELGGQLHYGIPEYRLPKKDLAWEIQGILNLGVEVRTGQKMGANLTVNDLEEEGFEAFFMGIGAWASGTLRIDGEDAQEVLSGTEFLTAVGLGQTPAVGPKVIVVGGGNTAIDASRTCVRLGCDVTMLYRRTRNEMPANSEEIEAAEDEGVKFVFLAAPTKVIIDDQGKATHLECIKMELGEADDSGRRRPVPVEGSETRYPVDTVISAIGQKPQLSCFYTDGEEQCNLDFTRWRTIDAQPKTLQTSIPNVFAGGDAVSGPDLVISAVGAGRIAARSIHYLLTTGEIPLSDNLLREPIPYTLFKDVDGCKNKERSKMPLLCSEKDRTSTFKEVEGCLCEEELRYETSRCLRCGLTCYDRDIQLDKVFTSRVGEKVE from the coding sequence ATGATTATTAATTCACTTCTCGTACTCATGGGTTTGGGTTTTACCGCCGCCACAATTCTCGCAGTGGCTTCAAGAATCCTGCACGTCAAAGAAGACCCGAGAATCGCACAGGTCGAGGAGGTTTTGCCCGGAGTGAACTGCGGAGGTTGCGGATATGCAGGTTGCAACGGCGCTGCAAATGCAGTTGTGGATGGTAAATCCGGGGCAAATGTCTGTGTTATTGGAGGCATAGGTACTGCTAAGGCGGTTGGAGCAGTAATGGGGCTTGAAGTGCTGGACATGGAGACGGAACTGGCCTTCCGGGATTGCACCGGAGGAGAACGGGCTGAAGAACTTTTCAATTATGAAGGTGCGAACAACTGCCGGGCACAGGCCCTGCTCTACGATGGAGCAAAGACCTGCCCTGAAGGCTGCCTCGGCCTCGGAACCTGTGTTGCCGTCTGCCCCTTTGATGCCATCCATATGGGACCGGAAGATTTGCCCGTCGTGGACCCGCTGGCCTGCCGGGCCTGCCGCAAATGTGTTGAAGCCTGCCCACGCGGTGTACTTTCCATTGTATCCATGGGCGCTAAGCTGCTCCATCTGGAAGAAACCAGCGACTGCCTCGCACCTTGCCAGCAAAAATGCCCGGCAAACATCAATATTCCCCGCTACATTGAAGCCGCCAACAAGGGTGATTACGCTTCTGCAGTCAATATTATACGTGAACGAAATCCCTTACTGCTGGTCTGCGGCAGGGTCTGTCCCCGTCCCTGCGAGACCGTCTGCCGCCGCACCCATGTGGACGAAGCGGTAGGTATCAACATGATAAAACGCTTTGTGGCTGACTGGGAAATGAAAAACAACCAGCGCCTCCCTATCCCCTGTGCCAAAGACACAGGACACAGAGTTGCAATTATCGGCGGCGGACCATCGGGCCTTTCCTGTGCCTACTACCTGCGCCGTCTCGGGCACAGCCCGACAATTATCGAAGCCATGCCGGAACTTGGCGGCCAGCTTCACTACGGAATTCCTGAATACAGGCTGCCTAAAAAAGACCTCGCATGGGAAATTCAAGGGATTCTCAATCTCGGTGTGGAAGTACGCACTGGGCAGAAGATGGGTGCGAACCTCACCGTAAACGACCTTGAAGAAGAAGGTTTCGAAGCGTTTTTTATGGGTATTGGAGCATGGGCCAGCGGAACGTTACGTATTGACGGAGAAGATGCACAGGAAGTCCTTTCCGGTACGGAATTCCTTACCGCCGTAGGACTAGGACAGACTCCGGCAGTAGGTCCGAAAGTGATTGTTGTCGGCGGTGGAAACACTGCCATTGATGCGTCCCGGACCTGCGTCCGTCTGGGCTGCGATGTAACCATGCTCTATAGACGCACACGTAATGAAATGCCTGCCAACAGCGAAGAAATTGAAGCTGCTGAGGATGAAGGTGTAAAATTCGTTTTTCTGGCAGCCCCTACCAAGGTCATTATTGACGATCAGGGAAAGGCTACTCATCTGGAATGCATAAAAATGGAGCTCGGCGAAGCAGACGACTCAGGACGCCGCCGCCCTGTTCCCGTGGAAGGCTCCGAAACCCGCTATCCTGTAGATACGGTTATTTCAGCCATCGGACAGAAACCACAGCTTTCCTGCTTCTATACCGACGGCGAAGAACAATGCAATCTTGATTTTACGCGCTGGAGGACAATTGACGCCCAGCCGAAAACACTGCAGACCTCCATTCCCAATGTCTTTGCCGGAGGGGATGCCGTATCGGGACCGGACCTTGTTATTTCTGCTGTGGGCGCCGGGCGAATTGCAGCTCGGTCAATCCACTATCTGCTTACAACAGGTGAAATTCCGCTTTCGGACAACCTGCTGCGCGAACCTATTCCATATACCTTGTTCAAAGATGTGGACGGATGCAAGAACAAGGAACGCTCAAAAATGCCCCTCCTGTGTTCCGAAAAAGACCGAACCAGTACCTTCAAAGAAGTTGAAGGATGCCTTTGTGAAGAAGAACTTCGCTACGAAACATCACGTTGCCTGCGGTGCGGACTTACCTGCTACGACCGAGACATTCAACTGGATAAGGTGTTCACCTCACGGGTCGGAGAAAAGGTTGAATAA
- a CDS encoding glycosyltransferase, with amino-acid sequence MLKIPSIKGRTPRILLITQNYFIIPELLRALKKSNVDFCTVNFEQNAQFLQKLFKKIAAFSPHFILSINHAGLDGDGQVLALLKQCGIPFASWFVDRPEMFMQSDVASDSLLSVFCWDPQSIPFFKAKNVQEAHYLPLGTDTEIFHPSPAELPVKHKVSFVGSSWTTKIAELLQAAKLPAPLLRTYRNLARMYAENPETGIQTLLQQMPSGAQAVYSNIPPHKQKMFQRLIQLAGTRQQRVASIAELLDFNPVIVGDAYWKKALSGFKKEFTWWSRINYEQELPIFYQQSSINFNVTSLQSLAAMNQRIFDVPACGAFLLTEYSPELEKLFEPGKEVICYRGISEIKEYLTEWAGNPQKRKRIAAAGLKRARAEHTYEHRLSKIISHMRVFF; translated from the coding sequence ATGCTGAAAATACCATCCATCAAGGGACGCACTCCGCGCATCCTGCTGATCACTCAGAACTACTTCATAATACCTGAACTGCTACGGGCATTGAAAAAAAGCAATGTCGATTTCTGTACAGTAAATTTTGAACAGAATGCACAATTCCTGCAAAAATTGTTCAAAAAAATAGCCGCATTCTCCCCTCATTTCATACTAAGCATCAACCACGCAGGGCTGGATGGAGATGGACAGGTACTGGCGTTGTTGAAACAATGTGGAATTCCGTTTGCCAGTTGGTTTGTGGACCGTCCTGAAATGTTCATGCAAAGTGATGTCGCTTCAGATTCGCTTTTGTCAGTATTTTGCTGGGACCCGCAATCAATCCCTTTTTTCAAGGCAAAAAATGTTCAGGAAGCTCATTACCTTCCTCTTGGTACAGACACAGAAATTTTCCATCCTTCACCGGCAGAATTGCCTGTAAAGCATAAGGTTTCCTTTGTCGGATCCTCGTGGACCACAAAAATTGCCGAACTGCTCCAAGCAGCAAAACTCCCGGCCCCCCTGCTCAGAACATACCGTAACCTTGCTCGAATGTATGCTGAAAATCCGGAAACAGGCATACAGACACTCCTGCAGCAAATGCCTTCCGGCGCACAGGCTGTTTATTCAAACATCCCCCCACACAAGCAAAAAATGTTTCAACGCCTTATCCAGCTTGCTGGGACAAGACAACAACGGGTTGCGTCGATTGCTGAACTCTTGGACTTTAATCCTGTTATTGTCGGGGATGCATACTGGAAAAAAGCGCTTTCCGGCTTCAAAAAAGAATTCACATGGTGGAGCCGTATTAATTACGAACAGGAATTACCAATTTTCTATCAGCAGTCCTCCATTAATTTCAACGTCACCAGCCTGCAATCTCTAGCAGCCATGAACCAGCGAATTTTTGACGTCCCTGCTTGCGGGGCATTTTTGCTGACTGAATATTCTCCTGAACTCGAAAAACTCTTTGAACCAGGAAAGGAAGTCATCTGCTACCGTGGAATAAGCGAAATAAAAGAATATTTAACTGAGTGGGCAGGTAATCCACAGAAACGTAAAAGAATTGCTGCAGCCGGATTAAAACGAGCCCGTGCTGAACATACATATGAACACAGGCTTTCTAAAATAATCTCACATATGCGAGTGTTTTTCTAA
- a CDS encoding zinc ribbon domain-containing protein: protein MPIYEFKCPKCGKEFDELVMPGKDAKADCPECGQKECEKMLSMGNVRPNGIPKGMGGYKEPCKGCSGCS from the coding sequence ATGCCTATTTATGAATTCAAATGTCCCAAATGCGGTAAAGAATTTGACGAACTGGTAATGCCCGGTAAAGATGCCAAGGCAGACTGCCCGGAATGCGGACAAAAAGAATGTGAAAAAATGCTCTCCATGGGCAATGTCCGCCCCAACGGCATCCCCAAAGGAATGGGTGGATACAAAGAACCCTGCAAAGGCTGCAGTGGCTGTAGCTAA
- a CDS encoding MltA domain-containing protein gives MKPGIERNINYLSRRPKDKAAVKYGRMKVTWGMLKRTNEEMLELLPRLENEPELLNERFIWYSMVPRTLLTGYYEPYLEASLTPNPDYPYPLYSIPTDLKTLDLGKFHHRWKGQHLIYRQEADEVVPYYDREDIDFKGALQGKKLEIAWVKDLVDVFILQIQGSGRLVLPDGSVRHVLYAGKNGLKYVSLGKVLIERGLLPKEGMSMQKIKAFLDANPELVEELLTTNPSYVFFRLDDEGPFGSMGAPLIPMTSVAVDSRVLPLGSLALLTTRLPQQGENGKTPFTRIVMAQDRGGAIKGTRVDLFCGSGPEAEYLAGHLTSWSHVYLPVSRALVEEMEAVK, from the coding sequence ATGAAACCGGGTATTGAGCGTAATATCAATTATTTATCTCGTAGACCAAAAGACAAGGCGGCCGTAAAATATGGGCGTATGAAGGTTACGTGGGGCATGCTTAAGCGGACCAATGAGGAAATGCTGGAGCTCCTGCCCCGTCTTGAAAATGAACCGGAACTTTTGAATGAAAGATTCATCTGGTATTCCATGGTGCCGCGGACTTTGCTGACCGGATATTACGAACCGTATCTTGAAGCATCACTTACCCCGAATCCGGATTATCCATACCCGTTGTATAGCATACCCACCGACCTTAAAACTCTCGATCTGGGTAAATTTCATCACCGTTGGAAAGGACAGCATCTGATTTACCGTCAGGAAGCGGATGAGGTGGTTCCTTATTATGATCGCGAGGATATAGATTTTAAGGGAGCTTTGCAGGGCAAAAAGCTTGAAATTGCATGGGTGAAGGATCTGGTGGATGTTTTCATTTTACAGATTCAGGGCTCGGGACGTCTTGTCCTTCCTGATGGAAGCGTTAGGCATGTTCTTTACGCCGGTAAAAACGGACTGAAGTATGTTTCGCTTGGGAAAGTTCTTATTGAGCGTGGACTGTTGCCCAAAGAGGGGATGAGCATGCAGAAGATTAAAGCTTTTCTTGATGCCAACCCTGAGTTGGTGGAAGAATTGCTGACAACCAACCCGAGTTACGTTTTTTTCAGGCTTGATGATGAAGGTCCATTCGGTTCCATGGGTGCTCCGCTTATTCCCATGACCAGTGTTGCTGTGGATAGCAGAGTGCTTCCTCTCGGCTCCCTTGCCCTTTTGACAACCCGGCTTCCGCAGCAGGGGGAGAATGGTAAGACCCCTTTCACCCGAATTGTAATGGCTCAGGATCGTGGCGGCGCTATTAAGGGAACACGGGTTGATTTGTTTTGCGGTTCCGGTCCCGAGGCTGAATATCTTGCAGGACATCTGACTTCCTGGTCTCATGTGTATCTTCCTGTAAGCCGGGCTTTAGTTGAAGAGATGGAAGCCGTAAAATAG
- a CDS encoding bifunctional UDP-sugar hydrolase/5'-nucleotidase, whose amino-acid sequence MRLLAIAAVFLAITTLTSPAQANRWDLIILTTSGLNGQLLPAEEKNDQNANAMVRTFGGFARIQSIFESYRRKYPGSTITVATGDDLMGEALTNAKGKTVFNAMNMMGFDISTLGNHEFNRGSKLLVNCLKNKKFPTVVSNLKISAGNPLRKYIKKTEIIEKNFVKVGFMGMILPELKLISNPGSGISVPADIIKSARQTARKLKEKADLIVLLSHLTLEEQKTLLQKVPEIDVICGGQSYKDILPGQEKIARDALTPGLMVQCGSQGRYVGVLKISMDDKSIRNHEWTIIPVTDNTIEDSRIKSFLSADAEKSYTEPVPLAVTSTPLDTRAKVIRTVDTLAGNIVSSIFLEKFKTDIAFQNGGGIRGDKIIPAGPITDKDISTMFPFGNKVTIIKVTGKTLKQILERSVHSLPAPSGAFLQISGLQFTLDLKGNPQELELDERGKPVKIKTPGSRVSDIKILDTSGKYKLINENRKYSIATNSYLARGGDGYIMLEKIPGKVETFVKIIDVVKSGMLKMKKLKTEFRPVIYSPDGTQHNQKD is encoded by the coding sequence ATGCGTTTACTTGCAATCGCAGCAGTCTTTTTAGCCATCACAACTCTCACTTCCCCCGCCCAAGCAAACCGCTGGGACCTGATTATTTTGACTACATCAGGGCTTAACGGGCAACTGCTCCCTGCAGAAGAAAAAAATGATCAAAACGCTAACGCCATGGTACGTACTTTCGGAGGATTTGCAAGAATTCAGTCGATATTTGAATCATATAGAAGAAAATATCCCGGCTCTACAATTACAGTGGCCACCGGAGACGACCTTATGGGTGAAGCACTGACAAATGCAAAAGGAAAAACAGTATTCAATGCCATGAACATGATGGGATTCGATATCTCAACCCTTGGCAACCACGAATTTAACAGAGGATCAAAATTACTGGTCAACTGTCTGAAAAACAAAAAATTTCCCACCGTAGTCAGCAACCTGAAAATCTCCGCGGGCAACCCTCTCAGAAAATATATAAAAAAGACTGAAATCATTGAAAAAAATTTCGTTAAAGTCGGATTTATGGGCATGATACTGCCTGAACTTAAACTGATCTCAAATCCAGGCTCAGGGATTTCCGTACCGGCGGACATAATCAAATCCGCCCGCCAGACAGCCCGCAAACTAAAAGAAAAAGCGGATCTTATCGTTCTTTTAAGCCATCTGACCCTTGAAGAGCAAAAAACACTGCTGCAGAAAGTCCCGGAAATAGATGTCATATGCGGAGGGCAAAGCTATAAGGATATTTTGCCCGGACAGGAAAAAATAGCTCGAGACGCTCTCACCCCCGGATTAATGGTCCAGTGCGGAAGTCAGGGACGCTATGTGGGAGTTTTAAAAATAAGCATGGATGATAAATCCATCCGCAATCACGAATGGACCATCATCCCCGTAACCGACAACACAATCGAAGATAGCCGCATCAAATCATTTCTTTCAGCAGATGCTGAAAAAAGCTACACCGAACCGGTTCCACTGGCTGTAACCTCTACTCCTCTTGACACCCGTGCTAAAGTAATCAGAACTGTGGACACTCTGGCCGGAAACATTGTCAGCTCCATCTTCCTTGAAAAATTCAAGACAGACATAGCCTTTCAGAACGGAGGCGGAATCAGGGGGGATAAAATTATTCCCGCAGGACCAATCACAGACAAGGATATCAGCACCATGTTTCCATTCGGGAACAAAGTGACTATAATAAAGGTCACCGGAAAGACCCTGAAACAGATTCTTGAGCGCTCGGTACACAGTCTTCCCGCGCCTTCCGGTGCATTCCTTCAAATTTCAGGTCTGCAATTCACTCTTGACCTCAAGGGCAATCCACAGGAACTGGAACTTGATGAACGCGGCAAACCCGTAAAAATAAAGACACCGGGATCTCGAGTATCTGACATCAAAATTCTCGACACATCCGGGAAGTACAAATTGATAAACGAGAACCGCAAATATTCGATTGCTACTAATTCATACCTTGCCCGAGGTGGCGACGGCTACATAATGCTTGAAAAAATTCCGGGAAAAGTTGAAACATTTGTCAAAATTATTGATGTTGTAAAATCCGGGATGCTCAAAATGAAAAAGCTCAAAACAGAATTCCGCCCGGTTATATACAGCCCGGACGGAACTCAACATAATCAAAAAGATTAA
- a CDS encoding AI-2E family transporter, with translation MAAPDDKIIKSPAIYTFFLILLLISAIALGYSVIKPFINTIVISVVLSGIFYPLSRKICLRVGGRPGVGAFLTVLIIVFAIIIPAVVFFFGLIGQGVDSVSAINEWLRTTDFSKFFNSEHYNTYLHWIEQKFPFLEISSSDIQARILEISRSFGQAMLTSGTWLAGNMASLVAHFLIMIFLVFSFLKDGDRFIDRLRYLSPLRLEQEDFIIESLRKVSKSVLFGSLFIAVLQGVVGGIGLAIAGIPALFWGTMMSFASLIPVLGTGLIWMPATIYLLIIGKLKVAIFLLLWCGILVTGIDTVLRPLIVREASRVSTIYVFLAILGGINAFGPLGILYGPLILSFLMVMLHIYGVEFQDVLTHKS, from the coding sequence ATGGCTGCCCCCGACGACAAAATAATAAAATCTCCGGCGATTTATACCTTCTTTCTTATTCTGCTTTTGATTTCTGCAATTGCGCTGGGCTACTCCGTCATTAAACCTTTTATTAACACGATAGTCATATCGGTTGTTCTGAGCGGGATCTTTTATCCTTTGAGCAGAAAAATTTGCCTACGTGTTGGGGGGAGACCCGGAGTCGGGGCCTTCTTGACCGTACTCATTATTGTTTTTGCAATTATTATCCCGGCAGTGGTTTTCTTCTTCGGTTTGATCGGGCAGGGGGTGGATTCCGTCTCTGCCATCAACGAATGGTTGCGTACAACTGATTTTTCAAAGTTTTTCAATTCAGAACATTACAATACCTATCTGCACTGGATAGAACAGAAATTTCCTTTTTTAGAGATCAGTTCGAGCGATATTCAGGCCAGAATACTCGAAATTTCAAGAAGTTTCGGGCAGGCAATGCTGACTTCAGGCACTTGGCTGGCTGGGAACATGGCAAGTCTTGTTGCTCATTTTTTGATAATGATTTTTCTCGTTTTTTCCTTTCTTAAAGATGGTGACCGCTTTATTGACCGGCTCAGGTATCTTTCCCCATTACGTTTAGAGCAGGAAGATTTTATTATTGAAAGCTTGAGAAAAGTATCCAAGTCAGTTCTTTTCGGAAGTCTTTTTATTGCTGTATTGCAAGGTGTTGTCGGAGGGATTGGACTGGCTATTGCCGGTATCCCGGCTCTTTTCTGGGGTACAATGATGAGTTTCGCTTCTTTGATTCCGGTACTGGGAACCGGATTGATATGGATGCCGGCAACAATTTATCTGTTAATTATAGGAAAACTTAAGGTTGCGATATTTTTGTTGCTTTGGTGCGGGATACTCGTAACCGGAATAGACACTGTGCTGCGTCCGCTTATTGTCCGTGAAGCGTCGAGGGTCTCTACTATCTATGTCTTCCTTGCCATTCTTGGTGGAATCAATGCTTTCGGTCCATTGGGAATTCTTTACGGTCCGCTAATACTTTCGTTCCTGATGGTAATGCTCCATATTTACGGTGTGGAGTTTCAGGATGTACTTACTCATAAAAGTTAA
- a CDS encoding response regulator has product MSGKRILVVDDEKIVNLDIQATLKRLGYVIAGDAVTGRDAVDKAAATNPDLVLMDIKLQGEMDGIEAANIIIKTYDIPVVFLTAFSDEKTLSRAKLSGPFGYLLKPFEERELRSSIEIALYKHGMEQEYRQAVADAEAANEAKSSFLATISHELRTPMNGILGLSEILLSTGMSHEQQEYVELIKGSASSLLRVLNDMLDYSKIERRILELREGVFAVRQILALVMNSHQPNAENKKLRMECFVHPDVSGELQGDSGRLTQILNNLVSNAIKYTDMGGISIEVMPDECDVEPYPAGCIRLLFVVSDTGVGISRNEADTIFESFTQLEDYMTRKHGGIGLGLAITHNLVNMLQGAIWLDTEPDQGSSFYFTAVFKSVHDCHEEELPQEQKIYDFSNFKRVMLADDNIITRRVVSAFLENLNCELEMVENGREAISLLAGKPFDLVIMDIQMPIMDGLEATRLIRAGYIENVDPQIPILALTAHAMKGDRERCLEVGMDGYLSKPFNSAGLMEAMLSVVERGEGKSPIRIQSQENLKKLTSLDLKGTIARLDGNDELVREIYRHFLTLVPAHITKLNEAVDNTDVEKVRSEVALLRGLSLDVGAHKLSILSREIEKYLQHGNLVTTHGLISKMKGEADNVLAEMADYIFKSS; this is encoded by the coding sequence ATGTCAGGTAAGCGGATTCTGGTTGTTGATGATGAAAAAATAGTCAATCTTGATATTCAGGCTACTTTAAAACGCTTGGGATATGTAATTGCAGGTGACGCTGTAACTGGCAGGGATGCTGTTGATAAAGCGGCTGCAACCAACCCTGATCTTGTGCTTATGGATATCAAGCTTCAGGGCGAGATGGACGGCATTGAAGCAGCAAATATCATTATAAAGACATACGACATCCCCGTTGTTTTTCTTACCGCTTTTTCTGATGAAAAGACCCTCAGTCGGGCCAAATTATCCGGCCCCTTCGGTTATCTTCTCAAGCCTTTTGAAGAGCGAGAACTCCGTTCTTCCATTGAGATTGCACTTTATAAACACGGTATGGAGCAGGAGTACAGACAGGCTGTTGCCGATGCTGAAGCTGCAAATGAGGCTAAAAGTTCTTTCCTTGCCACCATCAGCCATGAATTAAGAACTCCCATGAACGGGATTCTGGGATTGAGTGAAATTCTACTCAGTACCGGTATGAGCCACGAACAACAGGAGTACGTCGAGCTGATCAAAGGTTCTGCTTCATCCCTGCTGCGGGTGCTTAATGATATGCTCGACTACTCAAAGATCGAGCGCCGTATTCTGGAATTAAGGGAAGGCGTTTTTGCTGTGCGCCAGATTCTGGCGCTGGTTATGAACTCCCATCAGCCGAATGCCGAAAATAAGAAGCTTCGGATGGAGTGTTTTGTCCATCCTGATGTGTCCGGAGAATTACAGGGTGATTCCGGCAGGCTTACCCAGATTTTGAATAATCTGGTCAGCAATGCGATCAAATATACCGATATGGGCGGCATTTCAATTGAAGTGATGCCCGATGAGTGTGATGTCGAGCCTTATCCTGCCGGGTGTATCCGGCTTCTTTTTGTTGTTTCTGATACCGGTGTCGGGATATCCCGTAATGAAGCGGATACTATTTTTGAGAGCTTTACTCAGCTGGAAGACTACATGACCCGCAAGCATGGCGGGATCGGGCTTGGGCTGGCTATTACCCACAATCTGGTGAACATGTTGCAGGGGGCAATCTGGCTGGACACCGAGCCTGATCAGGGCAGTAGTTTTTATTTTACCGCTGTATTCAAAAGCGTGCATGATTGTCATGAGGAAGAGTTGCCGCAGGAACAGAAAATTTATGATTTTTCCAATTTCAAGCGGGTCATGCTTGCCGATGATAATATTATAACCCGCAGGGTTGTTTCCGCATTTCTTGAAAATCTCAATTGTGAGCTGGAAATGGTTGAGAATGGCCGGGAAGCTATCAGCCTTCTGGCCGGTAAGCCGTTTGATCTTGTTATTATGGACATCCAGATGCCTATCATGGACGGATTGGAAGCCACGCGGCTTATCCGTGCAGGTTATATTGAGAATGTAGACCCGCAGATTCCTATTTTGGCACTTACGGCACATGCCATGAAAGGGGACCGGGAGCGCTGTCTTGAGGTCGGCATGGACGGTTATCTGTCCAAGCCTTTTAATTCTGCCGGATTGATGGAAGCTATGCTTTCAGTTGTGGAAAGAGGCGAGGGCAAGAGTCCTATTCGTATTCAATCTCAAGAGAATTTAAAAAAACTTACCAGCCTTGATTTAAAGGGCACCATTGCCCGCCTTGATGGTAACGATGAACTTGTCCGTGAAATTTACCGCCACTTTTTGACGTTGGTGCCTGCGCATATTACCAAACTTAATGAAGCCGTGGATAATACTGACGTGGAAAAGGTCAGGAGTGAGGTTGCGCTTTTACGTGGTCTGTCTTTGGATGTCGGAGCCCATAAATTGTCTATACTTTCCCGGGAAATAGAAAAATATCTGCAACATGGAAATCTGGTTACAACACATGGGTTGATTTCTAAGATGAAGGGTGAAGCCGATAACGTTCTTGCGGAAATGGCTGATTATATTTTCAAATCTTCCTGA
- a CDS encoding amino acid ABC transporter ATP-binding protein, which yields MTASPIIEIKNVYKFFGDLAALSDVSLDIKQGEKVVIIGPSGSGKSTLLRSINRLEEINRGSILVDGLDVHDKENDINSIRQELGMVFQSFNLFPHKTVLENLTMAPVRLKGVEKEEARAIAVDLLKKVGIHEKANVYPSKLSGGQQQRVAIARALAMNPKIMLFDEPTSALDPEMIGEVLDVMKNLAREGMTMVVVTHEMGFAREVADRIVFMENGRILACAPPEDFFNSAEHPRLKQFLDQIL from the coding sequence ATGACCGCTAGTCCCATTATTGAAATCAAGAATGTCTACAAATTCTTCGGCGACCTTGCAGCCTTGAGTGATGTTTCCCTTGATATCAAGCAGGGAGAGAAGGTTGTCATTATCGGTCCTTCCGGTTCCGGTAAAAGTACATTGCTGCGTTCCATCAACCGTCTTGAAGAGATTAATAGAGGGTCGATCCTTGTTGACGGACTGGACGTGCATGACAAGGAAAATGATATCAACTCTATCCGTCAGGAACTTGGTATGGTTTTTCAGTCATTCAACCTTTTCCCGCATAAGACTGTTCTTGAAAACCTGACCATGGCCCCTGTGCGCCTCAAGGGTGTGGAGAAGGAGGAGGCAAGGGCTATCGCTGTTGATCTGCTCAAAAAGGTCGGCATCCACGAGAAAGCCAATGTTTATCCTTCCAAGCTTTCCGGTGGACAGCAGCAGAGGGTGGCAATCGCCCGCGCGCTGGCCATGAACCCCAAGATTATGCTTTTTGACGAGCCAACTTCCGCCCTTGATCCGGAAATGATCGGTGAGGTTCTGGATGTAATGAAAAATCTGGCCAGAGAAGGTATGACCATGGTTGTGGTTACCCATGAGATGGGCTTTGCCCGTGAAGTCGCGGACAGAATTGTATTCATGGAAAACGGCAGGATTCTCGCCTGCGCTCCTCCAGAAGATTTCTTCAACAGTGCTGAACATCCGCGCTTGAAACAGTTTCTGGATCAGATCCTGTAA
- a CDS encoding amino acid ABC transporter permease, giving the protein MKEKKVKIEVTDGASIPDSSDKGLLNAWWVSFIGAVGVIAYLIITKPEPYREILLFIPDGIVVTFEVTICSIFGALVLGLFTGLGRISRNRVINLIASTYVEIVRGIPLLVQLFYIYYAMGRVLQVPDMLSAIIAMSVCYGAYMGEVFRAGIESIDDGQTEAARSLGFNRKETMFLVILPQAWRTILPPVGNEFIALLKDSSLVSILAVADILRRGREFAAESFQYFETYTMIALVYLVITLLLSRAVSHMEERLNHYDR; this is encoded by the coding sequence ATGAAAGAAAAAAAAGTTAAGATTGAGGTTACGGATGGGGCCAGTATTCCGGACAGCAGCGATAAAGGCCTGCTGAATGCGTGGTGGGTTTCCTTTATCGGCGCGGTCGGGGTTATTGCGTATCTGATTATAACTAAACCAGAACCATACAGGGAAATTCTCCTTTTTATACCTGATGGTATAGTGGTTACTTTTGAAGTGACCATCTGTTCTATTTTCGGGGCGCTGGTTCTCGGCCTTTTTACCGGACTGGGCAGGATTTCCAGAAATAGAGTAATTAATCTGATTGCATCTACCTATGTGGAAATTGTCAGAGGTATTCCGCTGCTGGTACAGCTTTTTTACATTTATTATGCCATGGGCCGTGTGCTTCAGGTTCCGGATATGCTTTCAGCCATCATAGCCATGAGTGTATGCTATGGTGCGTATATGGGCGAGGTCTTCCGTGCCGGGATCGAGTCTATTGATGACGGCCAGACAGAGGCCGCAAGATCGCTTGGTTTTAACAGGAAGGAGACCATGTTCCTGGTCATTCTGCCGCAGGCATGGCGGACTATTCTGCCTCCGGTAGGAAATGAATTTATTGCCTTGCTCAAAGATTCTTCACTTGTTTCGATTCTGGCGGTTGCGGATATCCTCAGGCGAGGACGTGAGTTTGCAGCTGAGAGTTTTCAGTATTTTGAAACGTATACCATGATCGCGCTTGTTTATCTCGTGATTACTTTGCTCCTTTCAAGAGCAGTAAGCCATATGGAAGAGAGGTTGAATCATTATGACCGCTAG